One region of bacterium genomic DNA includes:
- a CDS encoding rhodanese-like domain-containing protein: protein MFMGEQLKHFSDKLENETDSWDLKVALGAGEKIVIVDARARELFEREHIPGAINIPHAAMNPETTKALDKNALIVTYCDGIGCNASTKGALNMVRLGFRVKELMGGIEWWKRDGYETEGEPR, encoded by the coding sequence GTGTTCATGGGGGAACAATTAAAACACTTCTCGGACAAGCTCGAAAACGAAACGGACTCATGGGATCTGAAAGTGGCGCTTGGGGCGGGCGAAAAAATCGTGATTGTGGATGCTCGCGCGCGGGAACTCTTCGAAAGAGAACATATCCCCGGTGCCATCAACATTCCCCATGCGGCGATGAACCCGGAAACGACGAAGGCGCTCGATAAAAATGCACTCATCGTGACCTATTGCGACGGCATTGGATGCAATGCTTCCACCAAGGGCGCATTGAACATGGTTCGGCTTGGATTTCGTGTCAAAGAGTTAATGGGCGGCATCGAGTGGTGGAAGAGAGACGGCTACGAGACGGAAGGAGAGCCCCGATGA
- a CDS encoding DUF350 domain-containing protein produces the protein MKTKWLTLTVAAAAIFVPAAAFAQEAGGPRIGVGTGLILSIVYGLVGILLLMIGFKIFEWITPFSVDDELKNQNTAVGLAVGAMFIAIAVIIAAALS, from the coding sequence AAGACGAAATGGCTCACCTTGACCGTTGCCGCCGCCGCGATTTTCGTCCCGGCTGCCGCCTTCGCCCAGGAGGCGGGCGGCCCCCGCATCGGCGTGGGCACCGGCCTCATCCTCTCGATTGTCTACGGCCTCGTGGGGATATTGCTCCTCATGATCGGCTTCAAGATCTTCGAGTGGATCACGCCGTTTTCGGTGGACGATGAGCTCAAGAACCAGAACACCGCCGTCGGCCTCGCGGTGGGCGCCATGTTCATCGCCATCGCCGTCATCATCGCCGCCGCGCTCAGCTAG
- a CDS encoding 7-carboxy-7-deazaguanine synthase QueE, giving the protein MAAKTDLALKIPLADPLFYSLQGEGATLGRPSVFVRLMGCTVGCAWCDTKYSWAGPPVLELSLEDILAYCRERPGAQVIVTGGEPLESEFLLPLLVALKEAGLRTEIETSGYIPPADAIARLADQWNVSPKLQSANIPENKQPVTLGWLHEVKEPYLKFVLHKVEEFEEVESLLEKYDLSDFPRERIIISPGGKKMEHMEKRLRPLAEEALRRGYRFTPRLHVLLWGDKRGV; this is encoded by the coding sequence ATGGCCGCGAAGACAGATCTTGCGCTCAAAATTCCGCTGGCGGACCCGCTCTTCTACTCCCTGCAGGGAGAGGGCGCGACGCTGGGGAGGCCCTCGGTCTTCGTGCGCCTGATGGGCTGCACCGTCGGCTGCGCCTGGTGCGACACGAAGTACAGCTGGGCGGGGCCCCCGGTGCTGGAACTTTCCCTGGAGGACATCCTCGCCTACTGCCGGGAGCGGCCGGGCGCTCAGGTCATCGTCACCGGCGGCGAGCCGCTGGAGAGCGAGTTTCTCCTCCCCCTCCTCGTTGCCCTGAAAGAAGCGGGCCTTCGCACCGAGATCGAGACCTCGGGCTACATTCCGCCGGCGGATGCGATCGCCCGCCTCGCCGATCAGTGGAACGTCTCGCCCAAACTCCAATCCGCGAATATTCCGGAGAACAAACAGCCGGTGACCCTCGGCTGGCTCCATGAGGTGAAGGAGCCCTATCTCAAGTTCGTTCTGCACAAGGTGGAAGAGTTCGAAGAGGTGGAAAGCCTCCTCGAAAAATATGACCTCTCCGATTTCCCCAGGGAGCGCATCATCATCTCCCCCGGCGGGAAGAAGATGGAGCACATGGAAAAGCGCCTCCGCCCCCTCGCCGAGGAAGCTTTGCGGCGCGGCTACAGATTCACGCCGCGGCTCCATGTCCTGCTCTGGGGAGACAAGCGGGGGGTGTAG